The following DNA comes from Neofelis nebulosa isolate mNeoNeb1 chromosome 3, mNeoNeb1.pri, whole genome shotgun sequence.
AGAGTGGAGGCCTTACCCCGCTAACTAGCAAAAGGAGAGGTGAGGAGAGGCAGCAGAAaccaggggggggggggggtcacaaaaGCAGCTCTTGCAGGTGCCTCGGGCAGTCGGAGAAGGGTCAGTGCCACCGTGTGGCTGCCAGCGTCAGGGAGAGCATCAGCGGCCACCGGACTGCAGAGCCACAGGCAGTGATGCTGTCCTAGCTGAGTTCTTGCCCCTGGGCAAGTAAGGGTGATTGGTCCAGAAGACTTTGGGACCGCTGTTGGAGTGGCCTGGGACCCATTCCCTGGTGGGGTGCAAGTTCAGGAGCTGAGCCAGGATATTCTGAGTCCTGATAGGCTGTGCCTGTCCACACCACAAACTAATTGGTACCCATAGAGTTGGAGCAAATACTCGGACAATGGCGCTGACACTGTTAGAGGACTGGTGCAGGATAATGAGCGTGGATGATCAGAAATCGCTGATGGTTCTGGGGATACCGGTGGACTGTGATGAGGCTGAGATTCAAGGGGTTCTCCAGGAGACTTTAAAGTCTCTGGGCAGGTATAGGCTGCTCGGCAAAATATTCAGGAAGCAGGACAATGCCAATGCTGTCTTACTAGAGCTTATGGAGGATACTGATGTCTCGGTGATCCCCAGTGAGGTTCAGGGAAAGGGGGGTGTCTGGAAAGTGATCTTTAAGACCCCTAACCAGGACACTGAATTTCTGGAACGACTGAACCTCTTTCTGGAAAAAGAGGGGCAGACAGTCTCCGGTATGTTCCGAGCCCTCGGGCACGAGGGGTTGTCTCCAGCCACGGTGCCCTGCGTGTCCCCAGAGTTACTGGCTCACGTGTTGGGACAGGCGATAGCTCATGCCCCTCAGCCCCTGCTACCCATGAGATACCGGAAACTGAGAGTGTTCTCGGGGAGCGCCGTGCCCGCCCCAGAGGAAGAGCCCTTTGAAATCTGGTTGGAACAGGCCACTGAGATCGTCAAAGAGTGGCCGGTagcagaggcagaaaagaaaaggtgGTTGATGGAAAGCCTGCGTGGCCCTGCCCTGGACCTCATGCATATAGTACAGGCAGACAATGCAGCCATAAGCGTGGAAGAGTGTTTGGAGGCGTTTAAGCAAGTGTTTGGAAGCCTGGAGAGCCGCAGGACCTCCCAGGTGAAATACCTGAAGACGTatcaggaggagggggagaaggtcTCGGCCTACGTGTTGCGGTTAGAAACCCTGCTCCGGCGAGCCGTGGAGAAACGCGCCATCCCCAGGAATATCGCAGATCAGGTCCGCCTGGAGCAGGTCATGGCCGGGGCCAGCCTCAGCGAAGTCCTTTGGTGCAGGCTGAGAGAACTGAAAGATCAAGGCCCGCCTCCCAGCTTCCTCGAGTTAATGAAGGTAATccgggaggaagaggaggaagaggcctcTTTTGAAAACGAGAATACTGAAGAGCCAGATGAAGGGGATGGTTATGGCCCCTGGGATAACGAGGCAGAGGACTAAAAACCATCTCAGGGCGGGACCCACAGCCAGTGCGCCCCGGGGAGGTTTGCTGTACCCCGCTGAGACCATGTGGCTATTTTTGTCCGAGGCCTCGCGCGCCAGGTCTTGATTCTTCTTTCTAGGAAAAAATACCAGTGAGTTTCTTGGGCCCTACGTAGATTATTAATAAAGGACGAAGTTCCAAGTAAGGAATAGGAAGCCTGAAGGAACCCGCGACATTTCCCGTTTCCCAAATAGACCAAAGTCGTGCACCCATACCGCAGAAGAAAGAAGTGATGCAGGAAAAGAACACCTTTTGTAATCTGTTTAACCTCTAACCCCTTTGACTCCTCGGCTGTGTTCCTTCCTCAAATCAGCACATCCCCTCTGAGTAGCCAGCGGTGTGAGGCACTCTTCACAGAGGTGAGAATCGTAACCCCGCAAGCCTGGGCCGTGCTCTCGGAGCGAGCCCACCGGCTCACCGAGGACGTGGCCTCGGCATGTGAGACGCTAGATAATCCCGTGTGTCAGTCACGACAGCTGTGGAAGTGCCACTACCAAATGAATACGGCCACGCCCACTGctatgtgtctttctttcttcgcTCGGGAAGCACTCTTCCGCTTCTCTGCCGCGTGTCGGATGGCTggttccaggcactgtgttaggccCTCGAGACACAGACGACTCAGCCCAATCCCTGCCTTCAAGAGAGAGAGCTACGGTGTGAGAGAAGCACCTTCGAGAAAGGGCAGACGCTACAGGAAGGCTGCCTGCGAGGGAGGGTGTGCAGGCCGCGTTTGGATTCAGCGAGCAGACCATTCTGGTTAGAAAAGATTTTTAGGGGCGaccaaagggaaagaggagaggaaaggagccTGTATTTATTGAGGGTCTATTATGTGCCAGCTGGTTTACACACATCTCATTTAATGTGCCCGGGAACCCCAATATGGTATAATTTTGCtctttctgaaagagaaagaaaatgaagctcagaTGAGTCGAGTGGGGTCCTCGGGATCGAAACGCTAAGCAGTGGCAGAGCCGAGCCACAAGTCTGGAACTCTCTGCCTCTTGCTAAACCCCTGTCCACTGTGATGGTGGCTTTCAAATTGTGCTCTATGGTTCTGCAGAGATTTTTCAGCCTGTCCACCTTTAACATGTACTTTAAACTCTCCCGATCTCTACTAGAAAACAGGTAGACTCAAGTGTGTTGATACCCAAATGTTCACAcactggcacccagccacaggcTCACTTCTGTTTCCAGATGGACTCATTTTGTGCAGACCATGGAAGTAAGGTCCCCTTGTGACATCTGAGCACATAGCTGGACTTCTCTTAAGCGTTCATAGATTAAGGAAGTGATGGCACCTCACAGGTGTTTAAGTCACATCCATGCATGTCCCGTGACGTAGTGGGCCCCAGTAGAGCATAAATGAGCACCATTCCGTTAAATGCTAGttgatctcggggcgcctgggtggctcagtcggttaagcgtccgacttcggctcaggtcacgatctcgccatccttgagtttgagccctgcgttgggctctgtgctgacagctcagagcctggagcctgtttcggattctgtgtctccctctctctctgcccctcccccattcatgctctgtctctgtctgtctcaaaaataaataaacgttaaaaaaaatgctagttGATCTCTAGCATCACGATAGCTTTTTGTATACAAAGAACAATTGCTCACCTTCTCTgaacatcagtttcctcatcaggaaaatgggaaaataatagaaTAGGGTTGTCGTTAGGCTCAGATGACATAATGCCTTTGaatcacttagcatgatgtctggAACACAGAAAGCCTTTAATGCGTTAAGACCCATGATTTTCATGATACTTCCTGTCTGTTCAATGCATGCTGTCTTTATTCTAAGAGTTGTACCGTAACAAGTAAGTACGGAATCTGTCAGTCAGTTGTGACGACATTGCATTAGGAACCATTTTAGCTACGTTTGAGTGCTTGCTGTCTGTTATCTTTGTGATAAGTATTCCAGCCATTGTTAAAGACTAATGTTAGTGATTTGATTTTGAAACAATAAATTATTCTTTCTGATCTGTGGCTAACTTTAACTGAAGAATATCCTGAGATTgtaagaaaagcatttttttaagttaccattGGTGATCATTTCGTCctaagttataattttttaatactgcTCACCAAAGTGATAACATTTGTCATCCAGTACACCCTGATTTCATGGTTTCTTGTAGTCATAAAAATCACCTCATTGTTCTCGATTATTGACAATATACAAAGTAAAGTGTTATAGATgtgaagttataaaataaatacatgctaataaaattctgaggtttttttgtttcatgtattatGATTCTGTGTTAGCTATGACTTGAAGAAGGAGtttcattagttaaaaaaaaatatatgataggTAAGGTTAGAAAATCAAACCAAAGCCAAAAATTCTTGAACCCTTCTAGATAGGAAAACCTGAGAGCAGAGTGCTGGGATAAGAATATTTCAGCTTTGTCTCCAGGGATGAGAGAGAGCCCAGTCTACCCATCAtcaatttcccttttaaaatacatagaaacaacaGATGGAGGCCAGTCCCCTCGGAGACCTCCAACTCATTTGCTCAGGCAAGTAACTCCACAGAAGAACAAAATGACCTAGTGGGGAAATGTTGCGTCTCTGGGATGAAGCCAGTTTCCAGCTTGTAGATGTGTAGGAGGAAAATTCCTCTTGCCGTTGACTTTCTTGgaattgtttcttttcctcttttctacagTGCAATGGGGGAGGATTCCTCATTGGGCTGTATGCAGTGCAGATCGGCCTATTGCACGATGAGTGTCCTGAGTGATGTCCAACACCCTCTCCCCATCGCCGGAGCAAAAACCTCTTAAAAAATTGGTCTTGCCTTATACTTACTATGTCTGTCTCCAGATCTGACCCTTTGGAGACTGAAGCCTCCAAGATTACGTAGTCCTCTGCTGAAGGTAACTTTTCACCAGGGCCATTGGCTTCCTCAAGGCCTTAGTATTATCTGACATCCCCATCTATACCAGCCAGTCCTGCCAAGCCTTTCATGCTGTTGTCATCCACTGTCTACCCAGATGCTGCCCCAGATGATTATCGGTGCCCTTCCTGTCCATGCTCCCAGTGCTGATCATTAAGGTCCTCCACCATGCCTTCTTGATCCTCCATGATGTCCTAGACGAACTAGCCTGTATCATCGGAGTCCTTGCAAAATACCTCGGCACCATATTCGTTAATTGGATTCTGGTCTTCCTGGTAGCCTGCTGTCCTCAAGTCTCTTGAGTGGAAGCTGCTCAGTCTCCCATCACGGGAAAGATTGGAGATTGCTGGTGGCATTTAGTTCACCATCATCACCTCCTCACCTGCAAACGCTTTCCTGGCCTAAGCTGactccctctgccccacacctCCCCGTGGGGCAGTCCTGAGAAGCCTGGACAGAGTGTTGGCAAAGCAACACTGTGAGGAGCCTATTGAGGATGGCACCTGGCCAGATGTTATCTATAGTAACAAAAAGTAGGAAGGAAAAGATAATGACTATAAGCCATTATCTAGGGGAGTCCTACAAGTCGAGCCTGGAAAAGCAAAGATGGTTG
Coding sequences within:
- the PNMA2 gene encoding paraneoplastic antigen Ma2 — translated: MALTLLEDWCRIMSVDDQKSLMVLGIPVDCDEAEIQGVLQETLKSLGRYRLLGKIFRKQDNANAVLLELMEDTDVSVIPSEVQGKGGVWKVIFKTPNQDTEFLERLNLFLEKEGQTVSGMFRALGHEGLSPATVPCVSPELLAHVLGQAIAHAPQPLLPMRYRKLRVFSGSAVPAPEEEPFEIWLEQATEIVKEWPVAEAEKKRWLMESLRGPALDLMHIVQADNAAISVEECLEAFKQVFGSLESRRTSQVKYLKTYQEEGEKVSAYVLRLETLLRRAVEKRAIPRNIADQVRLEQVMAGASLSEVLWCRLRELKDQGPPPSFLELMKVIREEEEEEASFENENTEEPDEGDGYGPWDNEAED